The following proteins are co-located in the Armatimonadota bacterium genome:
- a CDS encoding succinate dehydrogenase iron-sulfur subunit yields MKATIRIKRFNPEVDRRPYWAEYEVPVDPFDRVLDALHYIKANLDGSLALRRSCAHGICGSDAMLINGRNRLACKVLIKDLGPRITVEPLRGLRVIKDLVVDMEPFFEKYRQVMPWLITDEPPPPQERRQTPEERARYEDTTKCILCAVCTTACPIFWGTGEFLGPAALVAAHRFIFDSRDQAAQQRLQILADRSGVFKCRTVFNCTEACPQGIEITKAIQELKQAIILSRT; encoded by the coding sequence ATGAAGGCGACCATCCGCATCAAGCGGTTCAACCCGGAAGTGGACCGGCGGCCCTACTGGGCGGAGTACGAGGTCCCCGTGGATCCCTTCGATCGGGTGCTGGACGCCCTCCACTACATCAAGGCGAACCTCGACGGTTCCCTGGCCCTGCGTCGCTCCTGTGCCCACGGGATCTGCGGATCCGACGCCATGCTCATCAACGGCCGCAACCGGCTCGCTTGCAAGGTCCTCATCAAGGACCTGGGACCCCGGATCACCGTGGAGCCCCTCCGGGGGCTTCGGGTCATCAAGGATCTCGTGGTGGACATGGAGCCCTTCTTCGAGAAGTACCGCCAGGTTATGCCGTGGCTCATCACCGACGAACCACCGCCGCCCCAGGAACGCCGGCAGACCCCGGAGGAGCGCGCCCGGTACGAGGACACCACCAAGTGCATCCTGTGCGCGGTATGTACCACCGCCTGCCCCATTTTCTGGGGCACCGGGGAGTTCCTCGGCCCCGCGGCCCTGGTGGCCGCACACCGGTTCATCTTCGACAGCCGCGACCAGGCCGCGCAGCAGCGACTGCAGATCCTCGCGGACCGCAGCGGGGTTTTCAAGTGCCGCACGGTGTTCAACTGCACGGAGGCATGCCCGCAGGGGATTGAGATCACCAAGGCCATCCAGGAACTCAAACAGGCCATCATCCTGAGCCGGACCTAG
- the sdhA gene encoding succinate dehydrogenase flavoprotein subunit — protein sequence MAVHEFDAVIVGAGGAGLYAAMELSRQADLRVAVISKLYPTRSHTGAAQGGIGAALGNMEEDHWEWHMFDTVKGGDYLVDQDAAEILAREAIETVYDLEHLGLPFDRTPDGRIAQRRFGGHTHHFGQGPVRRACHAADRTGHMILQTLYQQCLRQNVRFFNEFQVLDLLVEDGAACGVVAWEILTGELHTFHARAVMFATGGWGRIYKVTSNAHTLTGDGAAICWRRGIPLEDMEFYQFHPTGIYRLGILMSEAARGEGAVLRNRYGERFMERYSPTLLDLAPRDIIARAMITEIREGRGIDGKDYLHLDFTHLPRQLLEEKLPDITSFARIYLGIDPATQPVPVQPTAHYAMGGIPTDVWGRVVLDEKNTVLPGLYAAGECACVSVHGANRLGTNSLVDILVFGRRAGRDMVRYLREAERVPLRHNPDSDAREQMERLLRSEGKEKVAVLRQELAENMMEYCGIFRDEAGLRKMLEILGDLRERYRRIRLDDRGRIFNQDLLEAWELGCLLDVAEATVRSALHRTESRGAHMREDYPKRDDENWLKHTLLYRKPDGTFEFRYKPVVITRFQPQARTY from the coding sequence ATGGCGGTGCACGAGTTTGACGCGGTGATCGTGGGGGCGGGCGGAGCCGGGCTCTATGCGGCCATGGAGCTGAGTCGCCAAGCGGACCTGCGGGTGGCGGTGATCTCGAAGCTGTACCCCACCCGTTCCCATACGGGGGCCGCCCAAGGCGGGATCGGGGCCGCGCTGGGGAACATGGAGGAGGACCACTGGGAATGGCACATGTTCGATACCGTGAAGGGCGGGGATTATCTCGTGGACCAGGACGCGGCGGAGATCCTGGCCCGGGAGGCCATCGAGACCGTCTACGACCTGGAGCACCTGGGGCTGCCTTTCGATCGCACCCCGGACGGCCGCATCGCCCAGCGCCGGTTCGGGGGCCATACCCACCACTTTGGACAGGGCCCCGTGCGTCGGGCCTGCCACGCGGCGGATCGGACCGGCCACATGATCCTGCAGACCCTGTACCAGCAGTGCCTGCGGCAGAACGTGCGTTTCTTTAACGAGTTCCAGGTGCTGGATCTCCTCGTGGAGGACGGGGCCGCCTGCGGGGTGGTGGCCTGGGAGATCCTGACCGGGGAGCTGCACACCTTCCACGCCCGGGCAGTCATGTTCGCCACGGGCGGATGGGGCCGGATCTACAAGGTCACCAGCAACGCCCACACCCTCACGGGTGACGGGGCCGCCATCTGCTGGCGCCGGGGGATCCCGCTGGAGGACATGGAGTTCTACCAGTTCCATCCCACGGGGATCTACCGCTTGGGCATCCTCATGTCGGAGGCCGCGCGCGGCGAGGGAGCGGTGCTGCGCAACCGGTACGGGGAACGGTTCATGGAGCGCTACTCCCCCACCCTCCTGGACCTGGCCCCCCGGGACATCATCGCCCGGGCCATGATCACGGAGATCCGGGAGGGCCGGGGCATCGACGGAAAGGACTACCTCCACCTGGACTTCACCCACCTGCCTCGCCAGCTCCTCGAGGAGAAGCTTCCGGACATCACCAGCTTCGCCCGGATCTACCTGGGGATCGATCCTGCCACGCAGCCCGTCCCCGTACAGCCCACCGCCCACTACGCCATGGGCGGCATCCCCACGGACGTGTGGGGTCGGGTGGTCCTGGACGAGAAGAATACGGTTCTCCCCGGGCTGTATGCGGCCGGAGAGTGCGCCTGCGTGTCCGTGCATGGGGCCAATCGCCTGGGCACCAACTCCCTGGTGGACATCCTGGTGTTCGGCCGTCGGGCGGGGCGGGACATGGTCCGCTACCTCCGGGAGGCGGAGCGGGTCCCGCTGCGCCATAACCCCGACAGCGACGCCCGGGAACAGATGGAGCGGCTGCTCCGCAGCGAGGGGAAGGAGAAGGTGGCCGTCCTCCGGCAGGAGCTGGCGGAGAACATGATGGAGTACTGCGGCATCTTCCGCGACGAGGCGGGCCTTCGGAAGATGCTGGAGATCCTCGGGGATCTGCGGGAGCGGTACCGCCGAATCCGTCTGGACGACCGGGGCCGGATCTTCAACCAGGATCTGCTGGAGGCGTGGGAGCTGGGGTGCCTGTTGGACGTGGCGGAGGCCACGGTTCGCTCCGCCCTCCACCGCACCGAGAGCCGGGGGGCCCACATGCGGGAGGACTATCCCAAGCGGGACGACGAGAACTGGCTCAAGCACACCCTGCTCTACCGCAAGCCGGATGGCACCTTCGAGTTCCGCTATAAGCCCGTGGTGATCACCCGGTTCCAGCCGCAGGCACGGACCTACTGA
- the icd gene encoding isocitrate dehydrogenase (NADP(+)) — protein MLQLERFSLPKEGQRIQVQDGRLVVPDVPIIPFIEGDGIGPDIWRATRRVVDAAVEKAYEGRRRIVWYEVYAGEKAYREFGDWLPADTLRAFEYYYVGIKGPLTTPVGGGYRSLNVALRQLLDLYACVRPVRWFEGVPAPIRHPERVNMVVFRENTEDLYTGIEWPAGSPEANRIIEWLRREFGAEIRPGSAIGVKPMSPFGSKRLVRKAIRYALDRKRRNVTLVHKGNIMKYTEGGFREWGYQVAKEEFGDQTVTWEEVQTRYGGKVPEGKLLIQDFMADITFQHIVIRPQDIDVIATGNLNGDYLSDAIAALVGGIGMAPGANIGDFHAVFEATHGTAPKYAGQDKVNPTSLLLSAVMMLEYIGWQEAADLIIRGLEATFRKKVVTYDLARLMEGAREVRTSEFATEVINNL, from the coding sequence ATGCTGCAGCTGGAACGGTTCTCCCTGCCAAAGGAAGGCCAGCGCATCCAGGTTCAGGATGGACGTCTCGTGGTCCCCGATGTTCCCATCATCCCCTTCATCGAGGGGGATGGGATCGGCCCCGATATCTGGCGGGCCACCCGGCGCGTGGTGGACGCGGCGGTGGAGAAGGCGTACGAGGGACGCCGCCGGATCGTCTGGTATGAGGTGTATGCGGGAGAGAAGGCCTACCGGGAGTTCGGGGACTGGCTTCCCGCGGATACCCTCCGGGCCTTCGAGTACTACTACGTGGGGATCAAGGGTCCCCTCACCACCCCCGTGGGCGGTGGGTACCGGTCCCTCAACGTCGCCCTCCGGCAGTTGCTGGATCTGTACGCCTGCGTGCGCCCCGTGCGGTGGTTCGAGGGCGTTCCCGCCCCCATCCGGCACCCTGAACGGGTGAACATGGTGGTGTTCCGGGAGAACACCGAGGACCTGTACACCGGGATCGAGTGGCCCGCGGGTTCCCCGGAGGCGAACCGGATCATCGAGTGGCTGCGGAGGGAGTTCGGCGCGGAGATCCGGCCGGGCTCGGCCATCGGCGTCAAACCCATGAGCCCGTTTGGCAGCAAGCGCCTGGTGCGGAAGGCCATCCGGTACGCTCTGGATCGCAAGCGCCGGAACGTCACCCTCGTCCATAAGGGAAACATCATGAAGTACACGGAGGGCGGGTTCCGGGAGTGGGGCTACCAGGTGGCCAAGGAGGAGTTCGGGGATCAAACGGTCACCTGGGAGGAGGTGCAGACCCGCTACGGCGGGAAGGTTCCCGAGGGCAAGCTCCTGATCCAGGACTTCATGGCGGACATCACCTTTCAACACATCGTCATCCGGCCTCAGGACATCGATGTCATCGCCACGGGGAACCTGAACGGGGATTACCTCTCGGACGCCATCGCAGCCCTGGTGGGGGGGATCGGGATGGCGCCCGGGGCCAACATCGGGGACTTCCATGCGGTGTTCGAGGCAACCCATGGCACCGCTCCCAAGTACGCGGGACAGGACAAGGTGAACCCCACCTCCCTCCTGCTCTCCGCGGTCATGATGCTGGAGTACATAGGCTGGCAGGAAGCCGCGGACCTCATCATCCGGGGACTGGAAGCGACTTTCCGGAAGAAGGTGGTGACCTATGACCTCGCACGTCTCATGGAGGGGGCCCGGGAGGTCCGCACCAGCGAGTTCGCCACGGAAGTGATCAACAACCTCTAG
- the sdhC gene encoding succinate dehydrogenase, cytochrome b556 subunit: MYRGGPGMLAWALHRITGVAVLAFLLLHIIETSMLLYGPEAYNHALALYKQPWFKPLEFLLVAAVVYHAGNGILVMILDLFPRATRSYRRMFWVGAALYAVVMLPVAVLMLRPIFP, from the coding sequence ATGTATCGAGGCGGACCCGGGATGCTGGCTTGGGCCCTGCACCGGATCACGGGCGTGGCGGTGCTCGCGTTCCTGCTGCTTCACATCATCGAGACCTCCATGCTCCTGTACGGTCCGGAGGCCTACAATCACGCCCTCGCCCTTTACAAGCAGCCTTGGTTCAAGCCCCTGGAGTTCCTCCTGGTGGCCGCGGTGGTGTACCACGCGGGCAACGGAATCCTGGTGATGATCCTGGACCTCTTTCCCCGAGCCACCCGGTCCTACCGCCGCATGTTCTGGGTGGGGGCGGCCCTGTACGCGGTGGTGATGCTGCCCGTGGCGGTGCTCATGCTCCGGCCGATCTTCCCGTAG
- the sdhD gene encoding succinate dehydrogenase, hydrophobic membrane anchor protein: protein MTGARANGWAWLGWLYLRISAVLLLGLVLGHLYIMHVLNSTDRIDFAFVAQRFSTPFWRVYDLLILLLALTHGLVGVRGIVYDYTRSAGWRLVWNVVLWSVGLVFTILGSLVLFSFQPGTLIGR, encoded by the coding sequence ATGACGGGCGCGCGTGCGAACGGCTGGGCGTGGCTGGGGTGGCTCTATCTGCGGATCTCCGCGGTGCTCCTCCTGGGCCTCGTGTTGGGCCATCTCTACATCATGCACGTGCTCAACAGTACGGACCGGATCGACTTCGCCTTCGTGGCCCAGCGGTTCAGCACCCCCTTCTGGCGGGTGTATGACCTCCTTATCCTCCTCCTGGCCCTCACCCACGGGCTCGTGGGGGTTCGAGGGATCGTTTACGATTACACACGGTCCGCCGGCTGGCGGCTTGTGTGGAACGTCGTCCTCTGGTCCGTGGGTCTGGTATTCACCATCCTGGGGTCTCTCGTGCTCTTCAGCTTCCAGCCCGGAACCCTCATAGGGCGGTAA
- a CDS encoding FadR/GntR family transcriptional regulator, protein MNRASLFQPIRPRRLYEAIVHQIQELVAERHLQPGDRLPSERELAELLNVSRASVREALRVLAALGLVEVRPGDGTFVREPPTPVDPAVWSRLSERTFLLDLLEARRIVEREVVVLAVRRATAEDVEQLQELVERRAAELAGGRRDLEGDLRFHEQLAEATRNPVLASLVRTLTEMWLLSREAAGRAPTSPQKAQRFHETILEALQRRDEQAAWEAMECHMDDMRREIEQGT, encoded by the coding sequence ATGAACCGCGCATCCCTCTTCCAGCCCATCCGCCCCCGGCGTCTCTACGAGGCGATCGTGCACCAGATCCAGGAGCTGGTGGCCGAACGGCACCTCCAGCCGGGGGACCGGCTCCCCAGCGAGCGGGAGTTGGCGGAGCTGTTGAACGTGAGCCGGGCCTCCGTGCGGGAGGCCCTGCGGGTGCTGGCCGCCCTGGGGCTGGTGGAGGTCCGACCCGGAGACGGCACCTTCGTCCGGGAGCCCCCCACTCCCGTGGATCCCGCGGTCTGGAGCCGCCTCTCCGAGCGCACGTTCCTCTTGGACCTCTTGGAGGCCAGGCGGATCGTGGAGCGGGAGGTGGTGGTTCTGGCGGTCCGGAGGGCGACCGCGGAGGACGTGGAGCAGCTGCAGGAGCTGGTGGAGCGTCGGGCCGCGGAACTGGCTGGTGGCCGCCGAGACCTGGAAGGGGACCTCCGGTTCCACGAGCAGCTGGCGGAAGCCACCCGCAATCCCGTGCTCGCCTCCCTGGTGCGCACCCTCACGGAGATGTGGCTGCTGAGCCGGGAGGCCGCGGGTCGGGCGCCCACGAGTCCCCAAAAGGCTCAACGGTTCCACGAGACCATCCTGGAGGCTCTCCAGCGGCGCGACGAGCAGGCCGCGTGGGAGGCCATGGAGTGCCACATGGACGACATGCGCCGGGAGATCGAGCAAGGGACCTAG